A stretch of the Paenibacillus dendritiformis genome encodes the following:
- a CDS encoding cytochrome d ubiquinol oxidase subunit II — MNDATIAISILWVFLFVYSLLGSVDFGAGFWSMIYGRRSEDGRAAELANRYLSPSWKVTNTFLVLFVVALVGFFPGATLGLASVLLVPVCLVLVLLTLRSAFLVYGYSVHRYGRTISIISGVTGLLIPGLLVSVLPVTLGGFIIDEPGGGLTLDFGKLLASPTLYAHLAFGYATELFFSALFLADYSREARDAATYRIYRRWAVIFGPFSLLTALAVTLTVQPEASWIVEGFRQQWVGFALSAAAFAIGYACLFVPRRDGWKGHSRAAVALVILQYAFASYAYGRAHLPYIIYPELTIEASITNPAIFRSLLISYIISALLLVPVFYLFWKLFLKDRRYFENEPE, encoded by the coding sequence ATGAACGATGCCACGATCGCGATTTCGATATTGTGGGTGTTCCTGTTCGTCTACAGTCTGCTCGGCTCGGTCGATTTCGGGGCCGGCTTCTGGTCGATGATCTACGGCCGCCGCAGCGAGGACGGCCGGGCCGCCGAGCTGGCCAACCGGTACTTGTCTCCTTCCTGGAAGGTCACCAATACGTTCCTGGTCCTGTTCGTGGTCGCGCTCGTCGGATTTTTCCCCGGAGCGACGCTTGGACTTGCTTCCGTGCTGCTCGTCCCCGTCTGTCTCGTGCTCGTGCTGCTCACGCTGCGCAGCGCCTTTCTCGTATACGGATATTCCGTCCACCGGTACGGGCGCACGATCAGCATTATCTCGGGCGTGACCGGGCTGCTCATCCCCGGGCTGCTCGTCTCGGTGCTCCCCGTGACGCTCGGCGGCTTCATCATCGACGAGCCGGGCGGCGGGTTAACGCTCGACTTCGGCAAGCTGCTGGCCAGCCCGACGCTGTATGCGCATCTCGCCTTCGGCTACGCGACGGAGCTGTTCTTCTCGGCCCTGTTCCTGGCCGATTACTCCCGCGAGGCGCGCGATGCCGCGACCTACCGCATCTACCGGCGCTGGGCCGTCATCTTCGGCCCCTTCAGCCTGCTGACCGCGCTCGCCGTCACGCTTACCGTCCAGCCGGAAGCTTCCTGGATCGTCGAGGGCTTCCGCCAGCAATGGGTCGGCTTCGCGCTGTCCGCGGCCGCCTTCGCCATCGGTTATGCCTGTCTGTTCGTCCCGCGCCGGGACGGCTGGAAGGGGCATTCCCGGGCCGCCGTCGCGCTCGTCATCTTGCAGTACGCCTTCGCCAGCTACGCGTACGGGAGAGCCCATCTGCCCTACATTATCTATCCGGAGCTGACGATTGAAGCGAGCATCACGAATCCGGCGATTTTCCGTTCGCTGCTCATCAGCTATATCATCAGCGCGCTGCTGCTCGTCCCGGTCTTTTATTTGTTCTGGAAGCTGTTTTTGAAGGACCGCCGCTACTTCGAGAACGAGCCGGAATGA
- a CDS encoding PTS sugar transporter subunit IIC, whose translation MDRYMKWMNERFAPKLDSFTKNVWVFSIQESIMIALPMVFIGSLITLLSILNDFIPGMPDLSPVSTFSFGLLGLFIAFLTPYKVMEQKERHKIKLIAGCTGLSFYLMLLKPTFGEDGTISFIMERFGPSGMFTSLIVGVLVAVVFSAFHRFSFFKKDTSLPEFIVDWFDFLVPIALLLGAGWVLTYPLQFDIFVMILNVFEPLNQISQSLLGFVLFNFIGVFLFSFGISPWVLMPIFLAIWLPAIEANAVAVAQGLEPTNINTFETFFSGWVGVGGMGATLPLVIWFLFAKSKRLSAIGKTTLVPSLFNINEPVIYGAPIAFNPILMIPMWINGLIVPIIVYVALDLGLAAIPSQLFQMWYTPLGISSYIVSGLGGLLLLAVVLLVMFAVWFPFFKAYDMQELKKEQQAQQ comes from the coding sequence ATGGATCGGTACATGAAGTGGATGAATGAACGTTTTGCGCCCAAATTAGACAGCTTCACGAAAAATGTATGGGTTTTCTCGATCCAGGAATCGATTATGATTGCTCTGCCGATGGTATTTATCGGCTCTTTGATTACACTGTTGTCCATACTCAATGATTTTATCCCGGGAATGCCGGATCTGTCGCCGGTCTCAACCTTCAGCTTCGGCCTGCTGGGGCTTTTCATCGCATTCCTCACTCCTTATAAAGTGATGGAACAGAAGGAACGCCATAAAATCAAGCTGATCGCGGGTTGTACCGGACTCTCTTTCTACCTGATGCTGCTGAAGCCGACATTCGGGGAAGACGGAACGATCAGCTTCATTATGGAGCGGTTCGGTCCGAGCGGCATGTTCACCTCGCTCATCGTCGGTGTGCTTGTCGCCGTTGTCTTTAGCGCGTTTCACCGGTTTTCTTTTTTCAAAAAAGATACGAGCCTTCCGGAATTCATCGTCGACTGGTTCGACTTTCTCGTGCCGATTGCCCTGCTCTTGGGTGCCGGATGGGTGCTGACGTATCCGCTGCAGTTCGACATCTTCGTCATGATCTTGAATGTGTTCGAACCGCTGAACCAGATTAGCCAGAGCTTGCTCGGGTTCGTGCTCTTCAATTTTATCGGGGTCTTCCTGTTTTCCTTCGGAATCAGCCCGTGGGTGCTGATGCCAATATTTTTGGCCATCTGGCTGCCCGCCATTGAAGCCAACGCCGTCGCTGTCGCCCAGGGCCTGGAGCCAACGAATATCAACACCTTCGAGACGTTCTTCTCCGGCTGGGTCGGGGTAGGCGGCATGGGGGCCACGCTGCCGCTGGTTATCTGGTTCCTCTTCGCCAAATCGAAGCGGCTGAGCGCCATCGGCAAGACGACGCTGGTGCCTTCGCTGTTCAATATCAATGAGCCGGTCATCTATGGCGCCCCGATCGCGTTCAATCCGATCTTGATGATCCCGATGTGGATTAATGGACTGATTGTCCCGATTATCGTCTATGTCGCGCTCGATCTTGGTCTTGCCGCCATTCCAAGCCAGTTGTTCCAGATGTGGTATACCCCGCTTGGCATCTCGTCTTACATCGTGTCGGGACTTGGCGGATTGCTCTTACTGGCGGTGGTCCTGCTCGTCATGTTCGCCGTCTGGTTCCCTTTCTTCAAGGCTTATGACATGCAGGAATTAAAGAAAGAACAGCAAGCGCAACAATAG
- a CDS encoding GH39 family glycosyl hydrolase: protein MKYLYEFIEHQDDMPFRMFINSVDHVHFHWHKEVEMICVLQGSVRIYVGRDNHEYQPGDFLFINSLSAHKIEQTGQDNVLLTLQFSPELLERPMHIHCSSLDRGADGKPEHDKLRYYLARMAWELNKKPAGYRSCAVGLLHMLIGHLVRSFPHEALPDSEPGAEPGSDYELRRLNRVLQFIDKHYSQKITLQDIARQEHLSLHYFSHFFKDKIGIPFQKYLTLIRLEKSADLLAGTNKTVTQIASECGFANVKAFNSYFKEKYGTTPTGYREKQERDTLKKSSRWNVSTGPINGAYYDIDTIQAMDSLYAYLERGHELPLSVPVASDSISIDVRADDPVHPYEPNWRMLTTAGRAIEGLRADWQEQFREMQSRLKFRYIRFHGIFNDEMMIYSETEDGTPVYNWSYVDRLYDFLLSAGTRPFVELSFMPSLLRRSDETIFWWKGNISPPRDMDRWTELVRQFVRHCVNRYGLEEVKQWYFEVWNEPDLEGICWAGTREEYFRFYQATAEAIKSVDPDLRTGGPALGYGSIWNDTWAEDFFDYCRASQAPLDFFSFHVYSEYPFTRYEERLTTIMPPDFYRSTIERIRGKLHAAQFPVMPELHVTEWNFSLYDRNYIHDTMFMAPFILRHALQSQGNLHSLGFWSFTDVFEESQAVPSILHGGFGLVNRNGLRKPAYYAFELLAKLRGNLLRQGDGYAITASGGDYSILLYHYVHVDPLFASGDWSGLTERDRYTVFEEKGNLEVALHLDGLSGDYKATTYRLDRDHGSLFDEWVRMGAPGTPSEEEIDYLRRRTGPAVTVEFLEAVTSFDRRIVIPPHGVQLITLQRQY from the coding sequence ATGAAATACTTGTACGAGTTCATCGAACACCAGGACGACATGCCGTTCCGCATGTTCATCAACAGCGTCGATCATGTTCATTTCCATTGGCACAAAGAGGTGGAGATGATTTGCGTCCTGCAGGGGAGCGTGCGGATCTATGTCGGCCGGGACAATCATGAATATCAGCCCGGCGATTTCCTGTTCATCAACAGCTTGTCCGCTCACAAAATCGAACAGACGGGCCAGGACAACGTATTGCTGACCCTGCAGTTCAGTCCCGAGCTGCTGGAGCGGCCCATGCATATTCATTGCAGCTCGCTTGATCGCGGGGCCGACGGCAAGCCTGAGCATGACAAGCTCCGCTATTACCTGGCGCGAATGGCGTGGGAGCTGAACAAAAAGCCTGCCGGGTACCGCTCTTGCGCCGTAGGGCTGCTGCATATGCTGATTGGGCATCTGGTTCGCTCCTTCCCGCATGAGGCGCTTCCGGACAGCGAACCGGGAGCCGAACCAGGCAGCGATTATGAACTCAGACGGTTGAACCGGGTTCTTCAATTTATCGACAAGCATTATAGTCAAAAGATCACGCTGCAGGATATCGCGCGGCAAGAGCATTTAAGCCTGCACTATTTTTCCCATTTTTTCAAAGACAAAATCGGCATCCCGTTCCAAAAATACTTGACGCTCATTCGCTTGGAGAAATCCGCCGACCTGCTCGCGGGCACCAATAAAACCGTGACGCAAATCGCTTCGGAATGCGGCTTCGCCAATGTAAAAGCCTTCAATAGCTATTTCAAGGAAAAGTATGGCACAACCCCGACGGGCTATCGGGAAAAGCAGGAGCGGGACACGCTTAAAAAAAGCAGCCGCTGGAATGTAAGCACAGGCCCGATCAATGGCGCTTATTACGATATCGACACGATCCAGGCGATGGATTCCTTGTACGCTTATCTGGAGCGCGGCCATGAGCTGCCGCTCAGCGTGCCGGTGGCCAGCGACAGCATCTCCATTGATGTTCGCGCCGATGATCCGGTTCATCCCTACGAGCCCAACTGGAGGATGCTCACCACGGCCGGGCGGGCGATCGAGGGACTCCGCGCCGATTGGCAGGAGCAGTTCCGGGAGATGCAGTCGAGGTTGAAGTTCCGCTACATTCGCTTTCACGGAATTTTCAACGACGAGATGATGATCTACAGCGAGACGGAAGACGGCACGCCCGTCTATAACTGGTCTTATGTGGATCGGCTGTATGACTTTTTGTTGAGCGCCGGAACAAGGCCTTTTGTCGAGCTGAGCTTTATGCCTTCGCTGCTGCGCCGTTCCGACGAGACCATATTTTGGTGGAAGGGCAACATCTCTCCGCCTCGCGACATGGACAGATGGACGGAGCTGGTGCGCCAGTTCGTGCGCCATTGCGTGAACCGGTACGGGCTGGAGGAAGTGAAGCAATGGTATTTTGAAGTGTGGAACGAGCCGGATCTGGAGGGCATCTGCTGGGCCGGAACCCGGGAGGAGTACTTTCGCTTTTACCAGGCAACGGCGGAGGCGATCAAATCGGTGGATCCCGATCTGAGAACGGGCGGTCCCGCGCTGGGATACGGATCGATATGGAACGATACATGGGCGGAGGATTTTTTCGACTATTGCCGGGCCTCCCAGGCGCCGCTTGATTTCTTCTCGTTCCACGTCTATTCCGAGTACCCGTTCACCAGGTATGAAGAGCGGTTGACTACCATTATGCCGCCTGATTTTTACCGCAGCACGATCGAGCGGATCCGCGGCAAGCTCCACGCCGCACAGTTCCCCGTGATGCCGGAACTGCATGTGACGGAGTGGAACTTCTCGCTCTACGACCGGAATTATATTCATGACACGATGTTCATGGCCCCGTTCATTCTGCGGCATGCGCTCCAGTCTCAGGGGAATCTCCACTCGCTCGGCTTCTGGTCGTTCACGGACGTGTTCGAGGAGAGCCAGGCCGTTCCCTCCATCTTGCACGGCGGCTTCGGCCTAGTCAACCGCAATGGATTAAGGAAGCCCGCCTATTACGCGTTCGAGCTTCTTGCCAAGCTGAGAGGGAACCTTCTCCGGCAGGGGGACGGGTATGCCATTACGGCATCGGGCGGCGACTATTCGATTCTGTTGTACCATTACGTTCATGTCGATCCGTTGTTCGCCAGCGGCGATTGGTCCGGACTGACGGAGCGGGACAGATATACGGTATTTGAGGAAAAAGGGAATCTGGAAGTCGCGCTTCATCTCGACGGGCTGTCGGGGGACTATAAGGCGACAACGTACCGGCTCGACCGCGATCATGGCTCGCTGTTCGACGAGTGGGTGCGCATGGGCGCTCCCGGCACGCCGAGCGAGGAGGAAATCGATTATTTGCGGCGGAGAACGGGGCCGGCCGTCACGGTGGAATTCCTCGAAGCCGTCACTTCCTTCGATCGCCGCATCGTGATTCCGCCGCACGGCGTACAGCTTATCACCTTGCAGCGCCAATACTGA
- a CDS encoding beta-glucosidase family protein, whose product MKTTKETDKLLTQLTLEEKASLCAGLDMWMTKNIDRLNIPSLAMYDGTNGIRKTASTEELGILGENVPATCYPTGSAIGSSWNADLLRELGIALGKESRELDADILLGPGINMKRTPLGGRNFEYYSEDPCLSGELGAAFVDGLQSQGVAASVKHFACNNQEYEKMITSSEVDERTLREIYLSAFERIVKKADPWTIMCSYNLLNGEYTSENEFLLKRILREEWGYDGVVLSDWTAVDNRIKGIKAGLDLEMPGPAHYHTQAIVQAVQAGELEEREVDACVRRILELVRRTREHRATESQSAEERHELARRAAAESMVLLKNDNGLLPLQPERLSSVAVIGRFAKQPRIQGAGSAKVTPTRVDLPWDEMQDIAGDRLELRYAEGYAQDSPLDAIDEGLIEESVALAARSDVAIIFAGRPESSESEGVDIDSIDLPLHQSKLIQAVAAVQPNCVVVLSSGTSLVMRPWVDQVPSVIQGWLSGQGAGRAIAEILFGMVNPSGKLSETFPVKLSDTPATLYPRGEDGKLYYREGLFTGYRYYDRKQLEPQFPFGHGLSYTTFEYDSIEAVQAGDEVHVTCVIRNTGARSGKEVIQLYVNDEECKWVRPDKELKAFAKIALKPGETKEVHFTLDRRDFSYYNTKQQRWAAETGFFNILVGSSSRDIRLRCRLHCDFGTQDVEFHTFSLLSDWLRYPHSRAVLEEYLADMNRHVEEAIVLNEEFIGFWNDFPLIKIIQMFGQQWLQYKSPRLVIQEMLDRVARSQPADEAAAER is encoded by the coding sequence ATGAAAACAACAAAGGAAACAGACAAGCTTCTGACCCAATTAACACTGGAAGAAAAAGCGTCGCTCTGCGCCGGATTGGATATGTGGATGACCAAAAACATCGATCGGCTGAATATTCCTTCGCTCGCCATGTATGACGGCACGAACGGAATCCGGAAGACGGCCAGCACGGAAGAGCTCGGAATCCTGGGGGAAAATGTGCCGGCTACGTGCTACCCGACAGGCTCGGCGATCGGATCGTCGTGGAACGCGGATCTGCTGCGCGAGCTCGGCATCGCGCTTGGGAAGGAAAGCCGGGAGCTCGATGCGGATATCTTGCTCGGGCCGGGCATCAATATGAAGCGAACGCCGCTGGGCGGACGCAACTTCGAGTACTATTCGGAGGACCCATGCCTGAGCGGAGAACTGGGGGCCGCCTTCGTGGACGGGCTCCAGAGCCAGGGCGTCGCCGCATCGGTCAAGCACTTCGCCTGCAACAATCAGGAGTACGAGAAGATGATCACCAGCTCGGAGGTCGATGAGCGCACGCTGCGCGAAATCTACCTGAGCGCATTCGAACGAATTGTGAAAAAAGCGGACCCGTGGACGATCATGTGCTCTTACAACCTGCTCAATGGCGAGTACACCAGCGAGAACGAATTTTTGCTGAAGCGAATTTTGCGGGAAGAATGGGGATATGACGGCGTCGTCCTCTCCGATTGGACCGCCGTGGACAACCGCATCAAGGGCATCAAGGCAGGCCTCGATCTGGAAATGCCGGGTCCGGCACACTATCATACGCAAGCGATCGTCCAGGCGGTGCAAGCCGGTGAATTAGAAGAGCGGGAAGTGGACGCATGCGTGAGAAGAATACTGGAGCTGGTCCGCCGGACGAGAGAGCATCGGGCGACAGAGAGCCAATCCGCCGAAGAGCGGCATGAATTGGCCCGCCGTGCGGCCGCCGAGAGCATGGTGCTGTTGAAAAATGACAACGGACTGCTCCCGCTTCAGCCTGAGCGCCTGTCCTCCGTCGCCGTCATCGGCCGCTTCGCGAAGCAGCCAAGAATCCAGGGAGCGGGTAGCGCCAAGGTGACACCGACGCGCGTCGATCTCCCTTGGGATGAGATGCAAGACATCGCCGGAGATCGCCTTGAGCTTCGCTATGCGGAAGGCTATGCTCAAGACAGCCCGCTCGATGCGATCGATGAAGGCTTGATCGAGGAGAGCGTCGCATTGGCTGCACGTTCGGACGTAGCGATCATCTTTGCCGGACGGCCTGAATCCTCAGAATCGGAAGGGGTCGATATTGACTCGATCGACTTGCCGCTCCATCAGAGCAAGCTGATCCAGGCGGTAGCCGCCGTCCAACCGAATTGTGTCGTCGTGCTCAGCAGCGGCACCTCCCTCGTCATGCGCCCTTGGGTAGATCAAGTGCCTTCCGTGATTCAGGGCTGGCTGTCCGGTCAAGGCGCAGGCAGAGCCATCGCCGAGATTCTGTTCGGCATGGTCAATCCTTCGGGCAAGCTGTCGGAGACATTCCCGGTCAAGCTGTCGGACACCCCTGCGACTCTCTATCCGCGCGGCGAGGACGGCAAGCTGTATTACAGAGAAGGACTGTTCACCGGATACCGATATTATGACCGGAAGCAGTTGGAGCCGCAGTTCCCGTTCGGTCATGGCCTGTCCTATACGACATTCGAGTATGATTCGATCGAAGCGGTTCAGGCGGGAGACGAAGTGCATGTCACCTGCGTCATTCGCAATACAGGCGCCCGCAGCGGCAAGGAGGTCATCCAGTTGTATGTCAATGATGAAGAATGCAAGTGGGTGCGTCCGGACAAAGAACTGAAGGCATTCGCCAAGATCGCTCTGAAGCCGGGAGAAACGAAGGAAGTTCATTTTACGTTAGACCGGCGCGACTTTTCCTATTACAACACGAAGCAGCAGCGCTGGGCAGCCGAGACCGGATTTTTCAATATCCTGGTTGGAAGCTCCTCTCGCGATATCCGGCTTCGCTGCCGGCTGCACTGCGATTTCGGCACGCAAGACGTTGAATTCCACACCTTCAGCCTGTTGAGCGATTGGCTCCGTTATCCTCATTCGCGGGCGGTACTGGAGGAATACCTGGCGGATATGAACCGGCATGTGGAAGAAGCCATCGTCTTGAACGAGGAATTCATCGGATTCTGGAATGATTTCCCGTTGATCAAAATTATTCAAATGTTCGGCCAGCAATGGCTGCAATACAAATCCCCTCGCCTCGTCATCCAGGAGATGCTGGATCGCGTAGCCCGCAGCCAGCCTGCTGACGAAGCAGCGGCAGAACGATAA
- a CDS encoding ATP-binding protein, producing the protein MRDHRLLIWSIILLSTGLLGEMKITPFGGDFRFSLGIMAYFFGLLWFSVPVLATGIAVGAFVVVFRIMLGMLLHGIPVDEGFMQHMPVFFYYVTFAAVISLLKLKANVEYHVKVAIFGALADIVSNGAELLIRFAAGTPPAITVQETMLVILVGLLRSFFAVGLCNMLAIRQVRALGEQRQKELERLMLINSDLFEEAFYLRKSMSHIEEITRESYRLYRSLKTESHPGAGQALHIAEHVHEVKKDSERILSGLFKIIQQERMLTKRISIAELCAMVTRANANYGLLLGKSVDIAAACDINLSTTEIYPLLSVLNNIVSNAVEALPHQGRIQVNIDLRGQSILFSVTDDGPGISADELDLIFHPGYTTKFDAEGNSSTGIGLSHAADIVRLLDGDIRVRSAPGNTSFEIRIPVERLT; encoded by the coding sequence GTGCGGGACCACAGGCTGCTCATTTGGAGCATTATTCTCTTATCGACCGGATTGCTGGGCGAAATGAAGATCACCCCGTTCGGCGGCGATTTTCGTTTCTCGCTCGGAATTATGGCCTATTTTTTCGGACTGCTCTGGTTCTCCGTGCCTGTGCTTGCGACCGGCATCGCCGTGGGCGCCTTCGTCGTTGTCTTCCGCATCATGTTAGGCATGCTGCTGCATGGCATCCCTGTCGACGAAGGATTTATGCAGCATATGCCCGTATTTTTCTATTATGTCACCTTCGCGGCGGTTATCTCTCTGCTCAAATTGAAAGCCAACGTAGAATATCATGTCAAAGTCGCCATATTCGGCGCGTTAGCGGATATCGTCTCCAATGGGGCGGAATTGCTCATTCGGTTCGCTGCCGGCACGCCGCCCGCGATCACGGTTCAGGAGACGATGCTGGTCATTCTCGTCGGCTTGCTGCGAAGCTTTTTTGCCGTAGGCCTGTGCAATATGCTGGCGATTCGCCAAGTTCGGGCATTGGGAGAACAGAGGCAGAAGGAATTGGAGCGGTTAATGCTCATTAATTCGGATTTGTTCGAAGAGGCCTTTTATCTTCGCAAGTCGATGTCCCATATCGAAGAAATTACGCGGGAAAGCTACCGGTTATACCGATCGCTCAAAACCGAATCCCACCCGGGCGCGGGACAGGCGCTGCATATCGCAGAGCATGTGCATGAGGTAAAAAAGGATTCGGAACGGATTCTATCCGGCTTGTTCAAAATCATCCAGCAGGAACGGATGCTGACCAAGCGCATCTCGATTGCCGAACTCTGCGCCATGGTGACGCGGGCGAATGCGAATTACGGCTTGCTGCTCGGCAAGAGCGTAGACATCGCTGCCGCATGCGACATCAATTTGTCCACCACCGAAATTTATCCGCTTCTCTCCGTACTGAACAACATCGTATCGAATGCCGTAGAAGCGCTGCCGCATCAAGGCCGCATTCAAGTGAACATCGATCTCCGCGGACAATCTATCTTGTTCTCCGTCACGGACGACGGCCCGGGCATATCCGCCGATGAGCTCGATTTGATCTTTCATCCCGGATACACGACCAAATTCGATGCCGAAGGGAACTCCTCCACCGGCATCGGGCTGTCGCACGCCGCCGATATCGTGCGCTTGCTTGATGGAGACATCCGCGTCCGCAGCGCTCCCGGGAACACATCCTTCGAGATCCGGATTCCTGTGGAGCGGCTGACTTGA
- a CDS encoding response regulator has product MLKFFLVEDDPAVRKMLSRIVGESGLGEVVGEAGDGSQASASAVREADIVILDLLMPGRDGIETVKALREEKYSGRFIMISQVENKEMIGEAYQQGVDTFIQKPINRLEVLAVLRRVSDHLLLEKSMQTIRNSLRTLDRTGTADAGPGIALYNDKPIEQQARSLLLQLGVAGEAGAPDLIRVMTWLKEQEEGYSVLPDLPPLKAIYEQVALRSRKEAGADAHLQKDVRAIEQRIRRLALQALTNLASLGLSDYGNPTFEYFASRLFDFQEVRLRMRELEEQSKSSASKINLRKFLYVFYIESSCPGL; this is encoded by the coding sequence TTGTTGAAATTTTTTCTGGTTGAAGACGACCCTGCCGTTCGCAAAATGTTGTCGCGCATCGTGGGCGAGAGCGGCCTGGGTGAGGTCGTGGGCGAAGCGGGAGACGGATCCCAGGCTTCCGCCTCCGCTGTCCGGGAAGCGGATATTGTCATCCTCGATCTGCTTATGCCGGGGCGCGACGGGATTGAGACCGTCAAAGCGCTGCGCGAGGAGAAGTACAGCGGCAGATTCATTATGATTTCCCAGGTGGAGAATAAAGAAATGATCGGTGAAGCTTACCAGCAAGGCGTGGATACTTTTATCCAGAAACCGATTAACCGCCTGGAGGTGCTGGCCGTGCTGCGGCGCGTCTCCGATCATCTGCTGCTGGAGAAGTCGATGCAGACGATCCGCAATTCGCTGCGGACGCTGGACAGGACCGGAACCGCGGATGCCGGGCCAGGCATTGCCCTCTACAATGACAAACCAATCGAACAACAGGCCCGGTCCTTGCTGCTGCAATTGGGGGTTGCCGGCGAAGCGGGCGCTCCCGATCTGATTCGGGTTATGACATGGTTGAAGGAACAGGAGGAAGGTTACAGCGTCCTGCCCGATCTGCCCCCGCTGAAGGCCATCTACGAACAGGTGGCGCTTCGCAGCCGCAAGGAGGCAGGAGCCGATGCCCATCTGCAGAAGGACGTGCGCGCGATCGAACAGCGTATTCGCCGCCTGGCGCTGCAAGCGCTTACCAATCTGGCGTCGTTAGGCCTGAGCGACTATGGCAACCCGACCTTCGAATACTTTGCATCGCGCTTATTCGACTTTCAGGAAGTGCGCCTGCGCATGCGGGAGCTGGAGGAACAGAGCAAGTCATCCGCCTCCAAAATAAACCTGAGAAAATTTTTGTATGTCTTTTATATCGAGTCCTCATGCCCCGGCCTGTGA
- a CDS encoding cytochrome ubiquinol oxidase subunit I, which yields MDSVTMTRSLFGTSMAFHIIFATLGVGMSLMIVFAEIMYWRKKDSDYAIMAKRWTKTLGILLGVAIPSGTIVGVMLALLWPGFMEIVGQVIALPFQIEIWAFFFEALFMAIYFYAADRLTHGMRILSVFFVMVGASASAALITAAQAWMNTPAGFRIADGKITDVDPWAAFFNPSYPTSALHVLSTAYMTGAFFVVTVAAWRLLKRNVSEREAAYHRKGLMLGLIIGLVMTLATAVNGHAAAQSMYRHNPEKLAAAEALFETTTHAPLVLGGIPDPEARTIKYGIEFPGMLSFLASNRFDAEVKGLNEIPREDWPPLFVHTLFNLMVVIGFGLLGLSLAVVLWRAFTRQSPRPYPRWLRYALAVTGPLSLLSIEIGWIFSCSARQPWTIYRIQRTSEAALQSGDMGSLFLLFVGIYVLLLVLTALVLRFYFLRHPVSAELQEPAPDHDRPHTEEAFT from the coding sequence ATGGATTCCGTTACGATGACCCGCTCCCTGTTCGGCACATCGATGGCCTTCCACATTATATTCGCGACGCTGGGGGTCGGCATGTCGCTCATGATCGTCTTCGCCGAGATTATGTACTGGCGCAAGAAGGACTCGGATTATGCCATCATGGCGAAGCGCTGGACCAAAACGCTGGGCATCCTGCTCGGTGTCGCCATTCCGTCAGGCACCATCGTCGGCGTCATGCTCGCCCTCTTGTGGCCGGGCTTCATGGAGATCGTCGGCCAAGTCATCGCGCTTCCGTTCCAGATCGAGATTTGGGCCTTTTTCTTCGAGGCTCTATTTATGGCCATCTACTTCTATGCGGCGGATCGGTTGACCCACGGCATGCGCATCCTGAGCGTCTTCTTCGTCATGGTCGGAGCGAGCGCCTCCGCCGCGCTGATTACGGCCGCCCAGGCCTGGATGAATACGCCGGCCGGCTTCCGCATCGCCGACGGGAAGATTACCGACGTCGATCCGTGGGCGGCGTTCTTCAATCCTTCCTACCCGACCTCGGCGCTGCATGTGCTGAGCACGGCCTATATGACCGGCGCCTTCTTCGTGGTGACCGTGGCGGCCTGGCGCCTTCTCAAGCGCAATGTATCGGAGCGGGAAGCCGCCTATCACCGCAAGGGGCTCATGCTCGGCCTCATCATCGGGCTCGTCATGACGCTCGCCACCGCGGTGAACGGCCATGCCGCCGCCCAATCGATGTACCGCCACAATCCGGAGAAGCTGGCCGCAGCCGAGGCGCTGTTCGAGACGACGACCCATGCGCCGCTAGTCCTCGGCGGCATTCCCGATCCCGAGGCGCGGACGATCAAATACGGGATCGAATTCCCGGGCATGCTCAGCTTCCTCGCCTCGAACCGGTTCGACGCCGAGGTGAAGGGGCTCAATGAGATTCCGCGCGAGGATTGGCCGCCGCTCTTCGTCCACACCTTGTTCAACCTGATGGTCGTGATCGGCTTCGGCCTGCTCGGGCTGTCGCTTGCGGTCGTGCTGTGGCGCGCGTTCACGCGCCAATCGCCGCGCCCTTATCCGCGCTGGCTGCGCTATGCGCTGGCCGTCACCGGACCGCTGTCGCTGCTGTCCATCGAGATCGGCTGGATTTTCAGCTGCTCCGCCCGCCAGCCGTGGACGATCTACCGCATCCAGCGCACGTCGGAGGCGGCACTGCAGAGCGGCGATATGGGCTCCTTGTTCCTCCTCTTCGTCGGCATCTATGTGCTGCTGCTCGTGCTGACGGCGCTCGTGCTTCGCTTCTACTTCCTGCGCCATCCCGTATCCGCGGAGCTGCAGGAGCCGGCGCCGGACCATGACCGTCCGCATACGGAGGAGGCCTTTACATGA